CAGCTTGACCAAGCCGAGGAAGCATCACGGGCTTTAGGGTTGAACTCATCCTGGGAAGTAGAAGACTACACCGAACAACTTAGAGAAGAGATTCGGCTGTGGTGGCGTACCGATGAACTGCATCAATTTAAGCCCACGGTTCTGGATGAGGTGGATTACACCCTCCACTATTTTCAAGAAGTCTTGTTTGATGCCATTCCCCAACTCTATCACCGCTTAAAACAGGGTATACAATCGTCCTTTCCCTGGCTGAATCCACCCCGGAAAAACTTCTGTAAGTTTGGCTCTTGGGTGGGATCGGATCGAGATGGAAACCCCTCAGTTAAACCGGAAGTGACCTGGCAAACGGCTTGCTATCAGAGAAATCTGGTTCTGGAAAAATATATCAACTCGGTTAAACATCTGAACAATTTGTTGAGCTTGTCATTGCACTGGAGTGATGTCCTACCGGAACTATTGGACTCTCTGGAGCAAGATCGCTCCCAAATACCGGAGGTTTATGAGCAACTGGCGATTCGTTACCGCCAAGAACCCTATCGCCTCAAACTTTCCTATATTCAGCAACGACTGGAAAATACGTTGGCGCGTAATCTCCACCTTTCTCAGAGTCAACCCCTACAACCAGTTCGTCTGGAAACAACGAACCCTTGCATTTATAACTCTGACCAAGAGTTTCTGGCAGAGTTACAACTGATTCAACGTAACCTAGCCGAGACAGGGTTAAGTTGTCAGGAACTTGAAACGCTGATCTGTCAGGTGGAAATTTATGGGTTTAATCTGGCACACCTAGATATTCGTCAGGAAAGTTCTCGTCATAGTGATACGATGCACGAGATTACCGACTATTTACAAATTTTACCCAAGCCCTATAACGAATTATCTGAAGCCGAACGCACCGAATGGCTAACGAAAGAGTTACCCACGCGCCGCCCTTTAATTCCGGCTGAACTTCCCTTTTCTCCCGAAGCCTGTGAAACCATAGAAACCTTCCGCATGTTGCGGCGGCTGCACCAAGAGTTTGGTGAACAAATTTGCCAAACCTATATTATTAGCATGAGCCACGAAGCTAGTGATTTGTTGGAAGTGTTGCTCTTGGCTCAGGAAGCTGGACTCTATGATCCTGCAACTGGGAGGAGTAGTATTCAGGTTGTCCCCTTATTTGAAACGGTAGACGACTTGAAACGAGCGCCAAAGGTGATGAAATCCCTGTTTGAGTTACCCCTGTATCGGGCATGTTTAGCTGGCGGTTATCAGGCGCTAGAGGATTGCGAAAGAGCGATGGGTGACGAGAATTCCCCGGCTTTCCCATCTTATCCTCAACCGTTACAGGAGATAATGCTGGGCTACTCAGACAGTAACAAGGATTCTGGGTTCTTAAGCAGTAATTGGGAAATTCACAAAGCCCAAAAAGCCCTACAGCAAATTGCCGAAGACTATGGGATTGCTGTACGTATTTTCCACGGACGCGGCGGTTCCGTGGGGCGTGGCGGTGGACCAACCTATGAGGCGATTCTGGCGCAACCGGGGCGGAGTATCCAGGGACGGATTAAGATTACGGAACAAGGCGAGGTGCTGGCGTCGAAGTATTCTCTGCCAGAGTTGGCACTGTATCACCTGGAAACTGTGACCACGGCGGTGATTCAAGCGAGTTTGCTGGGAAGCGGCTTTGATAACCTGGAACCCTGGAACGAAATCATGGAAGAATTGGCGGTGCGATCGCGCCAACATTATCGGGGGTTTGTGTATGAGCAGTCGGATTTCTTGGATTTCTTTAATGAAGTGACGCCAATTCAGGAAATTAGCCAGTTGCAAATCAGTTCCCGTCCCACTCGTCGCGGTGGTAAGAAAGATTTTAGCAGTCTACGGGCAATTCCTTGGGTGTTTAGTTGGACACAAAGTCGTTTCTTATTACCCAGTTGGTATGGTGTGGGTGCGGCGTTGAAAGGGTTTTTGGATGAAGAACCCGAAGAAAATTTGAAGCTGTTGCGTTATTTTTACTTCAAGTGGCCCTTTTTTAAGATGGTTATCTCTAAGGTAGAGATGACGTTGGCAAAAGTGGATCTGCAAATTGCGGGTCATTATGTGGAGAAATTGTCCCATCCCGATGATCGAGAACGGTTTGATCGGTTATTCCAGCAAATTAGCCAGGAATTTAACCTGACTTGTGAGTTAATCTCGTTAATTACCGGGCATAAGCAGTTACTGGATGGTGATCCAGAGTTACAGCGATCAGTGCACTTGCGGAATGGTACGATTGTTCCCCTGGGTTTCTTGCAAGTCTCTTTGCTGAAACGGTTGCGCCAGCATAGCAGTCAGATGGCATCGGGGTTTGTCCAATCTCGGTATAGTAAAGGTGAGTTACTGCGGGGTGCGTTGTTGACAATTAACGGGATTGCTGCGGGTATGCGGAATACGGGTTGATTGTTATTGGTGATTGGTCATTGGTCATTGGTCGTTGTAGGGGCGACCCGCTTGCACTAATGAACAACACCAATGTACTCAATAAACTAGGGTTGCCCCTACAGAAGTCTCGTCACCACCGGGCTACAGATCTAACTTAGGCAAACTGATGATATAGCGATCGCCTGATTCCGACAAACCCTGTACCGCCAGTTTTCCGTGGTGGAGTTCGGCTAAATGACAACTGAGGAATAAGCCCAAACTTTCACGCGAATCGGTTTTCAGCAGCATTTCCTTCCCATTCACCATCAAGGTTTTGGACATGGAGACACTGGAAATCACGGGCTTTTTCAATGTCGAAGACACAGGGAAAGCCGCCTCACCGTTTTGCTTTGGCTTCTCGCTGTCTCGCCCCGTTAAGGATACATCAGTCAATTCCTCATAGACGGTGGGGACGCCCTCTCCTAGCCACGGATGAGACACCCAAACCGCCATATTCAGCGTATCAATTTTGCGAGAAACATGAAGGCGAATTTCTCCTCCCGCTTCTGCCGAATAAATCACGCTGAGGATAACGTAGTACAGCATTTGCTGCACTTTTTCTTTATCGAGTAACCAAAGTCGAGTTCCCGGTTCTATGGTCAAACGAATCTGTTGCTGATTTTGCTCTGCGGTTTCAACCAGAGAATGAATTGCCTTTTGGCAAAGCATTTCAATATCGACCGGACTCAAATTCAGATACGGTGGGTTATTAATTTCATCAAATACATCCAGAGCCATAATTTCCTCAACCAGGGAGACGAGATGCTGACCACTTTGATGGATAATTTCTAAATATTCTTTCTGTTTGTCAGTTAGTTCACCATAAATTTGGCGATTGAGAACACTTGCCATGCCCATAATTGAAGTTAATGGAGTTCGCAGTTCTTGGGTTAGATGTGTGAGTAGTTGCAGCTTAATTGAGTGAGTTGAGGAGAACGGAACAGAGGATTCGCTAACCATCCCCTGAGTAAAATTGGACTCATTGGGGGTTAGGGATGCACTCGCCTGAGGAAAATCAGGTAGAATTGAGGCGTGCGATCGCAACTGATAATTTCGCTCAAATTCACTCAGACACCATCGAGCAGTCATTGCCAGAAACTCAATATCTCTAGGGGTAAAAGAACGCGGAACTAAATCCATCACCGCCAACGTACCTAAGCACAATCCATCGGCTGTGAATAGAGGCGCTCCCAAATAAGCGCGGATACCGTAGTAACCCACGAGCAAACTTTGGGCAAAAACTGGATTACTTGCCGTATCCTGAATCGCTAAAACCTGCTGACTCTCGACCACATAAGTACAGAAACTTTCCTGACGGTGTAATTGACGAGATTGGGCAAGGGGATTCATCAAACCCACTCTCGATAAACCAACGGCTGATTGAATCAAGAGTTGATCAGTTGTCAGGAAACCCAACCAACCTATAGGAACCTCTAAAAATCGCACCGCCGTCTGAGTCGCTTCCTGGAAAACGGCGATCCCTTCGGCTTCGAGTAAACCGAGTTCTTGGAGAGTAGCAAGCCGTTTTTGGTCTTGTGCGGTTGAGTTTAAACCATTCAGAGGACAATAAATTCTCGTTTCCAGCTCTGCCATAACTCCCCTTTCCCTATAGACTCTAGAAATAGACAAATTCAACGTATCTAAGCCAACCTATAATGTTACGCTTCATACATAAGGTTCCCCTGTGAGGTAGAAAAACCAACATAATTCGTAAAAGCATGTAGAGACGTGCCATGGCACGTCTGGGGGCAGGGGAAGCTGGGGGAGCGGAGGGAGCATTCGCCCCCTTACCAACCACAATTTTCGATGAGGGCGTTAACTCAAAACCAGGTTCCCTTGAGCGAAGCGAAGGGTCAAAACTCAAAACTCCCCCAATCCCCTTAAATGGCAAACTGGAAATAATGCAAGTCCAGAACTTTCTCACTCGTTACCGCCAAGGAGACCGTGATTTCGCCCAGGTTGACCTGAGTGGTGTTAACCTGAAGGGGGCAGATTTGCGGACGATTAACTTAAGTGGGGCTAACCTGACGAATACCAACCTCAGTTGGGCATCCCTTGACTACGCTAATCTCAGTGGTGCTTGTCTGCATCAGGCAGATTTACACAACGCGATCCTAAAACATAGTAATCTTAACCAAGCCATCTTGACCCGTGTAAATCTCAGCAAGGTGGATGGGCAATCCGCTAGTCTTTGCCAAGCCAATTTAAGTTGGGTAGAAGCCCCCTACTGTAACTTGAGTGGTGCAAATCTCCAGGCAGCCCAGTTGAATCATAGTAATCTTACAGGGGCTACCCTGGATAAAACTCAGCTTATTAGCACACAGTTAATGGCGGCTAATCTCTACCAAGCCAGTCTCATTGCTGCCAATCTTACCACAGCCAACCTGCGGGAAGTTCTATTAGAGAAAGCTAATTTACGAGACGCGATATTAGTCGGTGCGACATTAACCGAAGCTAACCTGCGTCAGGCTTGTTTGCGCCGTGCCAACCTCACTCAGGCAGAACTCTATCGAGCTATTTTAACTGATGCAGATCTCAGTGAAGTCACAGGCGATCGCGTAAATTTAAGTCGGGCAAATCTGATGGGGGCGTATTTACTCAGAGCCAGCTTAGTAAACGCTAATTTGCGACGCACGGTTCTACAGAATGTCTATTGTTTACAGACGAATTTGACGGCGGCTAATCTGCAAGGGGCAGATTTACGACAGGCTGATTTAAGTGGGGCTTATTTAAATGAAACGATTTTAACTGAGGCAAATTTAACCGATGCCTATTTGATTGGTAGTTATTTAATTCGCCCCAAACTTGAGCAAGCCCAACTCACTGGATGCTGTATCCACAACTGGCATTTAGAAGAGGTAGATTTGACAAACGTGAATTGTCGTTACCTATTTACCCAGTTTAATTGGGAAACGAAAACGCCGAATAAACGCTATCCGCCTACAGGTGATTTGATGCCGGGACAACTGAGTCAAGAGAAAACGACTGATTTGCTCTTAATCGAGGTTCCTTTCTCGGAGATGCCAAATAGAGAGGTATTGGTATTTACCCTTGCCCAAGTGGAACAGGAATATCCTGATCTAAAACTGTCGCTGAAAGCCTTGAGTAAACAATGCGATCACTATATTCTTTACCTATCGACAAAACCGGGAGTCAATTCCCAAGCGGTAAATCAACGCATCCTGCAACTTTATCCCCAAATGTACCAGCGTTTTACCCATCACCGTCTAACAATTTGGCAATTGCTAGAGATAGACAAATCTGGAGACTCCCAAGTCAACTCGTCGTTAAATTCTGCTACCTCACCCAATCCAACTCAAGTTTTAGCCAATAATCGCCGCCGTATCTATAAGGAAGTTATTCATCAAATCCAACAAATTATTCTATTCCAGCCGCCTGATAAATGCGCCGAAGGGATACAGCGACTGTTGGATTTTTTACGTCAACAGAATATTCCCACCCAAGATATTGTGCAAAAAATCATTCGTCAAGCCATGCTCAGGCGGGCGAAACGCGATCCTTTATTTCAAGCCCAGTTATTGGCATGGGAAAAAACGGCGGATCAAGCGGCTCGTCTGTC
The Coleofasciculus chthonoplastes PCC 7420 DNA segment above includes these coding regions:
- a CDS encoding pentapeptide repeat-containing protein — encoded protein: MARLGAGEAGGAEGAFAPLPTTIFDEGVNSKPGSLERSEGSKLKTPPIPLNGKLEIMQVQNFLTRYRQGDRDFAQVDLSGVNLKGADLRTINLSGANLTNTNLSWASLDYANLSGACLHQADLHNAILKHSNLNQAILTRVNLSKVDGQSASLCQANLSWVEAPYCNLSGANLQAAQLNHSNLTGATLDKTQLISTQLMAANLYQASLIAANLTTANLREVLLEKANLRDAILVGATLTEANLRQACLRRANLTQAELYRAILTDADLSEVTGDRVNLSRANLMGAYLLRASLVNANLRRTVLQNVYCLQTNLTAANLQGADLRQADLSGAYLNETILTEANLTDAYLIGSYLIRPKLEQAQLTGCCIHNWHLEEVDLTNVNCRYLFTQFNWETKTPNKRYPPTGDLMPGQLSQEKTTDLLLIEVPFSEMPNREVLVFTLAQVEQEYPDLKLSLKALSKQCDHYILYLSTKPGVNSQAVNQRILQLYPQMYQRFTHHRLTIWQLLEIDKSGDSQVNSSLNSATSPNPTQVLANNRRRIYKEVIHQIQQIILFQPPDKCAEGIQRLLDFLRQQNIPTQDIVQKIIRQAMLRRAKRDPLFQAQLLAWEKTADQAARLSLTGQAMHSAIALILSQVQPP
- the ppc gene encoding phosphoenolpyruvate carboxylase, whose product is MSSLLHSSNQELTIPSTSQSKLLLRHRIKVVEQLWESVLLSECGQELVDLLASLRQLSSPEGQATGFSLSSIPEVIEGLDLNAAIRASRAFALYFQLINGVEQHYEQRDQQLLRRATYNTLAGSDRTSMKANGSSLQASNNGDEAKPSGSEPIADLLEKRWQDDRKAANTNSTFHWLFPYLRNLNVPPQHIQRLIDNLDIRLVFTAHPTEIVRHTIRQKQRRISTILQQLDQAEEASRALGLNSSWEVEDYTEQLREEIRLWWRTDELHQFKPTVLDEVDYTLHYFQEVLFDAIPQLYHRLKQGIQSSFPWLNPPRKNFCKFGSWVGSDRDGNPSVKPEVTWQTACYQRNLVLEKYINSVKHLNNLLSLSLHWSDVLPELLDSLEQDRSQIPEVYEQLAIRYRQEPYRLKLSYIQQRLENTLARNLHLSQSQPLQPVRLETTNPCIYNSDQEFLAELQLIQRNLAETGLSCQELETLICQVEIYGFNLAHLDIRQESSRHSDTMHEITDYLQILPKPYNELSEAERTEWLTKELPTRRPLIPAELPFSPEACETIETFRMLRRLHQEFGEQICQTYIISMSHEASDLLEVLLLAQEAGLYDPATGRSSIQVVPLFETVDDLKRAPKVMKSLFELPLYRACLAGGYQALEDCERAMGDENSPAFPSYPQPLQEIMLGYSDSNKDSGFLSSNWEIHKAQKALQQIAEDYGIAVRIFHGRGGSVGRGGGPTYEAILAQPGRSIQGRIKITEQGEVLASKYSLPELALYHLETVTTAVIQASLLGSGFDNLEPWNEIMEELAVRSRQHYRGFVYEQSDFLDFFNEVTPIQEISQLQISSRPTRRGGKKDFSSLRAIPWVFSWTQSRFLLPSWYGVGAALKGFLDEEPEENLKLLRYFYFKWPFFKMVISKVEMTLAKVDLQIAGHYVEKLSHPDDRERFDRLFQQISQEFNLTCELISLITGHKQLLDGDPELQRSVHLRNGTIVPLGFLQVSLLKRLRQHSSQMASGFVQSRYSKGELLRGALLTINGIAAGMRNTG
- a CDS encoding GAF domain-containing sensor histidine kinase, translating into MAELETRIYCPLNGLNSTAQDQKRLATLQELGLLEAEGIAVFQEATQTAVRFLEVPIGWLGFLTTDQLLIQSAVGLSRVGLMNPLAQSRQLHRQESFCTYVVESQQVLAIQDTASNPVFAQSLLVGYYGIRAYLGAPLFTADGLCLGTLAVMDLVPRSFTPRDIEFLAMTARWCLSEFERNYQLRSHASILPDFPQASASLTPNESNFTQGMVSESSVPFSSTHSIKLQLLTHLTQELRTPLTSIMGMASVLNRQIYGELTDKQKEYLEIIHQSGQHLVSLVEEIMALDVFDEINNPPYLNLSPVDIEMLCQKAIHSLVETAEQNQQQIRLTIEPGTRLWLLDKEKVQQMLYYVILSVIYSAEAGGEIRLHVSRKIDTLNMAVWVSHPWLGEGVPTVYEELTDVSLTGRDSEKPKQNGEAAFPVSSTLKKPVISSVSMSKTLMVNGKEMLLKTDSRESLGLFLSCHLAELHHGKLAVQGLSESGDRYIISLPKLDL